CGAACTCGATCGGAATCAGCAGCCCGTGCAACGCGATCGGAACATTCGGCACGACGATCGACGAGCGCATGTACCGCCAGAAGCCGTACTTGCGAATACCCACGTAGTTGAACGTGATGTAGGCGATGGCGGCCAGCACAATCGGCATTCCGACGCGCGCGTTCGAGGAAATGTTCAACAGCGGTATGACGCTGGAGAAGTTCAGGAACAGCACCGTGAAGAAGATCGTGGCGATCAGCGGGAAAAACCTGCGGCCGGTCTTCTTGCCCAGCACTTCATCGCAGATCTGCTCACGAACGAACAACAGGCCGATCTCCGCGATGTTCTGCAGACCACGGGGAACGAGACGAGGACTGCGGAATGCGAGCAACATAACCGCAATCAGCACCGCCGCCATGATGAGGCGAACCATCATCAACCGGTCGATCTCGAAAGGTGTCCCCCCGAACAGCAGTGCATCGGGGAAGAAGTCTTGTAGCGAAGGCGCGTGGAACTCGCCCGCCAGAGTGGTGACGCTCAGCATTCTCTCCCGTGTTCGGGCCGCGGGACATGTTTCATCCCGCGGTTCGATCGGACATTGACGATCAGGTGGTCGACTCAGGTCGGCTCGAAGTTCGTCAGCAGCTGCGCGGGAAGTCCCGCCGTGGCGTCTGTACGTCGGCGACATCGTCGACGGTGCAGGGCCGGTACTTCTCACAGAAGGTCCGGCACGGCAGCAAGCATAGCCTCTGCCACCGGTAACGATGTGATCGCCCCCGGGGTTCGGTGCTTACGGTAAAGAGTTTACCAAGCTATCTACGACAACGTGTAGGGGGTCGGCTCACACGCTGGAATGATCTTGGTCCGCGGACCCGGCCGGCGGATCGATCACCGGAACACGTTGGCGCAGAAGTCCGTACGTCTCCGCTCCGAGAACAATCAGCAACGCCCCGACGACGGTCAGGAACAGCGTGCCCGGGCTGTAGAAATCGAACTGGTGCAAGATCGCGACGACGATCATCACGACCAGGAGTTTGCCGATCCAGCTCGCCAGCATGACCATGCCCTGAATGCCGGAATCCAATTTCGCACTGAACAGCACGAGGGCCGCGGTCATGAGAATGAAGAATCCACCGATCGCG
The genomic region above belongs to Nocardia spumae and contains:
- the atpB gene encoding F0F1 ATP synthase subunit A, translating into MLSVTTLAGEFHAPSLQDFFPDALLFGGTPFEIDRLMMVRLIMAAVLIAVMLLAFRSPRLVPRGLQNIAEIGLLFVREQICDEVLGKKTGRRFFPLIATIFFTVLFLNFSSVIPLLNISSNARVGMPIVLAAIAYITFNYVGIRKYGFWRYMRSSIVVPNVPIALHGLLIPIEFVSTFILRPFTLTVRLMANMLSGHIMLVLFFSATQFFLFDAASWMKVFSPFSLLAGLGFTLFELLVIFLQAYVFALLTAVYISLAEHADSH